One segment of Pleomorphomonas sp. PLEO DNA contains the following:
- a CDS encoding heavy metal translocating P-type ATPase, producing the protein MTETAESSVRSFDIRGMTCAACSARLERVLKKTPGILDARVNLALERADIAVEPAVTPEAITAAVDRAGFSATLRSDDPVVARAERETREAEAATARRRTAWLLAACALLTLPFVIAMVVMMAGFGHILPAYIQLVLATSVQILAGRRFYRGAWNALRGGGANMDVLVSLGTTAAWGFSVYMMATVHHMVEEHLYFEASAVVLTLVLLGKFLEERAKASTTRAVRSLMALRPETATKLAEDGSQTVVPVTGILPGDRVLIRPGERVPVDGRILTGESHFDEAVITGESMPVRRAAGEPVVTGAVNGEGAITVEVGAVGEESTLGRITRLVENAQSGKAPVQRLVDRIAAVFVPTVVAIAAAAFVLWLAFGGTLEQALAAAVAVLVIACPCALGLATPTALVAGTGAAARAGILIKDIEVLERAAHIGTVVFDKTGTLTVGHPELQELVVADGIEPVRLLAVSAGAQAGSEHPLARATLSRATADGATPLAAEDVKAIPGKGLAARVGGVDVLIGTAALLDEHGIDHADIDRAGLGRLRPEMTLAYVAESGRAIGLFGYADALRPEAPAAVTELRQRGIRTLLLTGDRPPAARAIAGAAGLDDWRADVLPEGKAAEVVSLRAAGGRLAMVGDGVNDAPALAAADVGIAMGSGTDVAMETAGITLMRPDPRLVAAAFDIAAATSRKIHQNLFWAFIYNIIGIPLAAFGLLTPALAGAAMAMSSVSVVTNAGLLTRWTPKLPPVGPAKG; encoded by the coding sequence ATGACCGAAACCGCCGAAAGCTCCGTCCGCTCCTTCGACATCCGCGGCATGACCTGCGCCGCCTGCTCGGCCCGTCTCGAGCGCGTGCTGAAGAAGACGCCCGGCATCCTCGACGCCCGCGTCAATCTCGCTCTTGAGCGCGCTGACATCGCGGTCGAGCCGGCGGTGACTCCCGAGGCCATTACCGCCGCCGTCGACCGAGCCGGCTTTTCGGCAACGTTGAGATCCGACGATCCGGTCGTCGCCCGTGCCGAACGGGAGACGCGCGAAGCCGAGGCCGCCACGGCCCGCCGCCGCACCGCCTGGCTGCTGGCGGCCTGCGCCCTGCTGACGCTCCCCTTCGTCATTGCCATGGTGGTGATGATGGCCGGCTTCGGCCACATCCTGCCGGCCTATATCCAACTCGTGCTCGCCACGTCCGTGCAGATCCTGGCCGGCCGCCGCTTTTATCGCGGGGCCTGGAACGCCCTTCGGGGTGGCGGCGCCAACATGGACGTGCTGGTATCGCTCGGCACCACCGCCGCCTGGGGCTTTTCGGTCTATATGATGGCAACCGTCCACCACATGGTGGAGGAGCATCTTTATTTCGAGGCATCAGCCGTCGTGCTGACGTTGGTTCTCCTGGGCAAATTCCTGGAAGAACGCGCCAAAGCGTCTACCACCCGCGCGGTGCGCTCGCTGATGGCACTCCGTCCGGAAACGGCGACAAAGCTCGCCGAGGACGGCAGCCAGACTGTCGTGCCGGTAACCGGCATCCTGCCCGGCGACCGGGTGTTGATCCGCCCTGGCGAGCGCGTACCGGTCGACGGGCGCATCCTGACCGGCGAGAGCCATTTCGACGAAGCGGTCATTACCGGCGAGAGCATGCCGGTGCGGCGAGCAGCCGGCGAACCAGTGGTCACCGGCGCCGTTAACGGCGAGGGCGCCATCACCGTCGAGGTCGGTGCCGTCGGCGAAGAGTCGACGCTGGGGCGCATTACCCGCCTTGTCGAAAATGCCCAGTCCGGCAAGGCGCCGGTACAGCGCCTCGTCGATCGCATCGCGGCTGTCTTCGTTCCGACGGTGGTGGCGATTGCCGCCGCCGCCTTCGTGCTCTGGCTCGCTTTTGGCGGTACACTGGAACAAGCGCTCGCCGCCGCCGTCGCCGTCCTGGTCATTGCCTGTCCCTGCGCTCTTGGCCTCGCCACGCCGACCGCCCTCGTCGCCGGAACGGGCGCCGCCGCCCGCGCCGGTATCCTCATCAAAGACATCGAGGTGCTCGAGCGTGCCGCCCACATCGGCACCGTTGTGTTCGACAAGACCGGCACGCTCACCGTAGGGCACCCGGAGCTTCAGGAACTCGTGGTGGCCGATGGCATCGAGCCAGTCCGGTTGCTGGCAGTGTCGGCGGGCGCCCAGGCCGGTTCCGAGCACCCCCTCGCCCGCGCCACTTTATCCCGTGCGACGGCGGACGGCGCCACCCCACTCGCCGCCGAAGACGTCAAGGCAATCCCGGGCAAAGGTCTCGCAGCCCGTGTCGGTGGCGTCGACGTGTTGATCGGCACCGCCGCCCTTCTGGACGAGCATGGCATCGACCATGCCGATATCGACCGGGCCGGTCTCGGTCGCCTCCGGCCCGAAATGACGCTCGCCTATGTCGCCGAGAGCGGCCGGGCCATTGGGCTGTTCGGTTATGCCGACGCACTGCGCCCAGAAGCGCCGGCCGCTGTCACCGAGCTGCGCCAGCGCGGCATCCGTACGCTGCTGCTCACCGGAGACCGGCCGCCGGCCGCCCGTGCCATCGCCGGTGCCGCCGGCCTCGACGACTGGCGGGCCGACGTACTGCCCGAAGGCAAAGCCGCCGAAGTTGTGAGCCTGCGCGCCGCTGGCGGCCGCCTCGCCATGGTCGGCGATGGCGTCAACGACGCACCGGCCCTCGCCGCCGCCGATGTCGGCATCGCCATGGGGTCCGGCACCGACGTCGCCATGGAAACGGCCGGCATCACATTGATGCGGCCCGATCCCCGGCTTGTCGCCGCCGCCTTTGACATCGCCGCCGCCACATCGCGAAAAATCCACCAGAACCTGTTCTGGGCCTTTATCTACAACATCATCGGCATCCCGCTCGCCGCCTTCGGGCTGCTGACCCCGGCGCTAGCCGGCGCCGCCATGGCCATGAGCTCGGTCTCGGTGGTGACCAACGCCGGCCTGCTCACTCGCTGGACGCCGAAGCTGCCACCGGTCGGACCTGCGAAAGGCTGA
- the glk gene encoding glucokinase, translating to MSQSVSSVVTFPVLFADIGGTNARFALLTDADSDIRHFDTVETRLFPTIEDAIQDAVIGAGAPVPKSLVFALAGPIGEESTQLTNCPWVVTPKRLIERFRLEHVILFNDFEALGLCLPGLKSKDLVAVGGALPPERGTKVVIGPGTGLGAAGLVDAAGLWVPVPGEGGHIDLAPVTARDYDIWPHIERAGGRVTGETIICGSGLLRLYRAVAAASKALPACDTPAAVTAAAETGDPLAVETVALFAEHLGRIAGNLALTFLAHGGVYLAGGIAPRIVKVLQQGSFRAAFEDKYPHQSLMAALPTAIIVHDRPALAGLVDFARRPDTFGLRLDGRHWRG from the coding sequence ATGTCCCAGAGCGTCTCCAGCGTCGTCACCTTTCCAGTCCTGTTCGCCGACATCGGCGGCACCAACGCCCGCTTCGCCCTCCTGACCGATGCCGACAGCGACATTCGCCATTTCGACACCGTCGAAACGCGTCTGTTCCCGACGATCGAAGATGCCATCCAGGACGCAGTGATCGGCGCTGGCGCCCCTGTGCCGAAATCGTTGGTCTTCGCGCTGGCCGGACCGATCGGCGAGGAGAGCACCCAGCTCACCAATTGCCCGTGGGTCGTGACCCCGAAGCGCCTCATCGAACGCTTCCGGCTCGAACACGTCATCCTGTTCAACGATTTCGAAGCACTCGGCCTGTGTCTGCCCGGCCTCAAGTCGAAAGATCTCGTCGCCGTCGGCGGTGCTCTGCCGCCCGAGCGCGGCACCAAGGTGGTTATCGGCCCCGGTACCGGTCTCGGCGCCGCCGGCCTCGTCGACGCGGCCGGCCTGTGGGTCCCGGTGCCCGGCGAAGGCGGTCATATCGACCTCGCGCCGGTAACGGCCCGCGACTACGACATCTGGCCGCATATCGAGCGGGCCGGCGGGCGGGTCACCGGCGAGACCATCATCTGCGGTTCTGGCCTTCTGCGCCTCTATCGGGCGGTTGCCGCCGCCAGCAAGGCCCTGCCCGCCTGCGATACCCCGGCCGCCGTCACCGCGGCCGCCGAGACGGGCGACCCACTCGCCGTCGAAACCGTCGCCCTGTTCGCCGAACATCTCGGCCGCATCGCTGGCAACCTTGCCCTGACCTTCCTCGCTCATGGCGGCGTCTATCTGGCCGGCGGAATCGCGCCGCGCATCGTCAAGGTGCTGCAACAGGGCAGCTTCCGGGCCGCCTTCGAAGACAAGTATCCGCACCAGAGCCTGATGGCCGCCCTGCCGACGGCGATCATCGTCCACGACCGGCCGGCGCTCGCCGGCCTCGTCGACTTCGCCCGCCGGCCAGACACCTTTGGCCTACGCCTCGACGGACGGCACTGGCGCGGCTGA
- a CDS encoding methylglyoxal synthase, translating to MTAPTASAIAPAIALVAHDARKDEMVAFARAHEVRLSALRLFATGTTGARIQDACPSLDITRLKSGPLGGDQQIGAMIAEGRLSGLIFFIDPLSPMPHDVDVKALTRLSVVYDIPMALNRATAELLIRADGFARPTPISSD from the coding sequence ATGACCGCGCCTACCGCATCCGCCATCGCCCCGGCCATCGCGCTCGTCGCCCACGACGCCAGGAAAGACGAGATGGTCGCGTTTGCCCGCGCCCACGAAGTCCGGCTTTCCGCCCTCCGCCTGTTCGCCACCGGCACGACGGGCGCTCGCATTCAGGATGCCTGCCCCAGCCTCGACATCACCCGCCTGAAGAGCGGTCCGCTCGGCGGCGACCAGCAGATCGGGGCGATGATCGCCGAGGGCAGGCTCAGCGGCCTTATCTTCTTCATCGATCCGCTGTCGCCCATGCCGCACGATGTCGACGTCAAGGCCCTTACCCGCCTGTCGGTCGTCTATGACATTCCCATGGCCCTTAACCGCGCGACGGCGGAGCTACTGATCCGCGCCGACGGTTTTGCCCGCCCCACCCCCATTTCCTCTGACTGA
- a CDS encoding BMP family protein yields MINKLIGATFVAAMLSSTAMAADIKPALVYGTGGKFDKSFNEAAYGGAEKFKAETGIEYRDFEPTGDTQGEQAIRNFASKGFNPIVAVSFAWTSAIEKVATEFPDTKFVIVDAVVEKPNVRSVVYKEEEGSYLVGTVAGLFSKTGKVGFVGGMDIPLIRKFECGYDQGARAAKAGNEVLQNFIGTTGAAWSDPVRGGELAKGQIDQGADVIYAAAGASGIGVLQTAADQGKFSIGVDSNQNYLHPGSVLTSMVKRVDLAVYNAFTDTKADKFTGGVQALGIKEDGVSWAYDDNNKPLITPEILAAVEKAKADIVSGAVKVHDYMSDNACPK; encoded by the coding sequence ATGATCAACAAACTGATCGGCGCTACCTTTGTCGCAGCCATGCTGTCGAGCACGGCCATGGCAGCGGACATCAAGCCGGCGCTCGTCTACGGCACGGGCGGCAAGTTCGACAAGTCCTTCAACGAGGCGGCCTATGGCGGCGCGGAGAAGTTCAAGGCCGAGACTGGCATCGAATATCGAGACTTCGAGCCGACCGGCGACACCCAGGGCGAGCAGGCAATTCGCAACTTCGCCTCCAAGGGCTTCAACCCGATTGTGGCCGTTTCCTTTGCCTGGACTTCGGCTATCGAAAAGGTGGCGACCGAATTCCCCGACACCAAGTTCGTCATCGTCGACGCCGTTGTCGAGAAGCCGAACGTCCGTTCGGTTGTCTATAAGGAAGAAGAAGGCTCCTACCTCGTCGGTACTGTCGCTGGCCTGTTCTCGAAGACGGGCAAGGTCGGCTTTGTCGGCGGCATGGACATTCCGTTGATCCGTAAGTTCGAGTGTGGCTACGATCAGGGTGCCCGCGCGGCCAAGGCCGGCAACGAGGTGCTTCAGAACTTCATTGGTACCACCGGCGCGGCCTGGAGCGATCCAGTGCGCGGTGGCGAGCTCGCCAAGGGCCAGATCGACCAGGGCGCGGATGTCATCTACGCGGCGGCCGGTGCTTCGGGTATCGGTGTGCTTCAGACGGCCGCCGATCAGGGCAAGTTCTCGATCGGCGTCGACAGCAACCAGAACTATCTGCATCCGGGTTCGGTGCTGACGTCGATGGTCAAGCGCGTCGATCTCGCCGTCTACAACGCCTTCACCGATACCAAGGCCGACAAGTTCACGGGCGGCGTACAGGCGCTCGGCATCAAGGAAGACGGTGTCTCCTGGGCCTATGACGACAACAACAAGCCGCTGATCACGCCGGAGATTCTGGCCGCGGTCGAAAAGGCCAAGGCGGACATCGTTTCCGGCGCGGTCAAGGTGCACGACTACATGTCGGACAACGCTTGCCCGAAGTGA
- a CDS encoding ABC transporter ATP-binding protein, with protein sequence MIPSPTAAPAIELIGIDKKFGAVHANKNINLTVAKGSIHGIIGENGAGKSTLMSILYGFYQADGGSIRINGKDTVIHDSQAAISAGIGMVHQHFMLVENFSVLENVILGVEGGALLGRGVSDARSALKRLEADYGLEVDPDAIIEELPVGLQQRVEILKALYRGAEILILDEPTGVLTPAEADHLFRILGVLRDQGKTIVLITHKLREIMAITDTVSVMRRGEMVATRHTAETTVEELAELMVGRRVLLRVEKGPAAPGEIVLSVRNLTVKDGRGVTMVDNVSFDVRAGEVVGIAGVAGNGQSELLEAITGIRKPASGEILINGQPVTGFDAARLRALGLGHIPEDRHHMGLVLGFEESENSVLGYHRDRRYGRGPLLDLDACREDAKAKIEKYDIRPPNCRLKTANFSGGNQQKIVVAREIERDPALLVVGQPTRGVDIGAIEFIHRRLIAMRDAGKAVLLVSVELDEIRSLSDRILVMFAGHVVGEKTPDTGEQTLGLMMAGIAA encoded by the coding sequence GTGATCCCATCCCCGACCGCAGCGCCCGCCATCGAACTGATCGGCATCGACAAGAAGTTTGGCGCCGTCCACGCCAACAAGAACATCAACCTCACCGTCGCCAAGGGCTCGATCCACGGCATCATCGGCGAAAATGGCGCCGGCAAGTCGACGCTGATGTCGATCCTCTACGGCTTCTATCAGGCCGATGGTGGCTCGATCCGCATCAACGGCAAGGACACCGTCATCCATGACAGCCAGGCGGCGATTTCCGCCGGCATCGGCATGGTCCATCAGCACTTCATGCTGGTTGAGAATTTCTCCGTTCTTGAAAACGTGATTCTCGGCGTCGAGGGCGGAGCGCTGCTCGGTCGAGGCGTCTCCGACGCCCGGTCGGCGCTGAAGCGCCTTGAGGCCGATTACGGGTTGGAGGTCGATCCCGACGCGATCATCGAGGAATTGCCGGTCGGTCTGCAGCAGCGTGTCGAGATCCTGAAGGCTCTGTACCGCGGCGCCGAGATCCTGATCCTCGACGAGCCCACCGGCGTATTGACGCCGGCCGAGGCCGACCACCTGTTCCGCATCCTCGGTGTGCTGCGCGATCAGGGCAAGACCATCGTTCTCATCACTCACAAGCTCCGCGAAATCATGGCGATCACCGACACGGTTTCGGTGATGCGGCGTGGCGAGATGGTGGCGACCCGTCACACCGCCGAGACGACGGTGGAGGAACTCGCCGAGCTGATGGTCGGCCGCCGCGTGCTTCTGCGCGTCGAAAAGGGGCCGGCCGCTCCGGGCGAGATCGTGCTGTCGGTCAGGAACCTTACGGTCAAGGACGGCCGTGGCGTCACCATGGTCGATAACGTCTCCTTCGACGTTCGTGCCGGCGAGGTCGTCGGTATCGCCGGTGTTGCCGGCAACGGCCAGTCGGAGCTTCTTGAAGCGATCACCGGCATTCGCAAGCCGGCTTCCGGCGAGATCCTGATCAACGGCCAGCCGGTCACCGGTTTCGACGCTGCCCGCCTCAGGGCGCTCGGCCTCGGCCACATTCCCGAGGACCGGCACCACATGGGCCTCGTGCTGGGCTTCGAGGAGAGCGAAAATTCCGTCCTCGGCTATCACCGCGACCGGCGTTATGGTCGGGGACCATTGCTCGACCTCGACGCTTGCCGCGAAGACGCCAAGGCCAAGATCGAGAAATACGATATCCGGCCGCCCAACTGTCGGCTGAAGACCGCCAATTTTTCGGGCGGCAACCAGCAAAAAATCGTCGTTGCCCGTGAGATCGAGCGTGACCCGGCACTTCTGGTGGTGGGGCAGCCGACGCGTGGCGTCGACATCGGTGCCATCGAGTTCATCCATCGCCGGCTGATTGCCATGCGCGACGCCGGCAAGGCGGTGCTGCTGGTGTCGGTGGAACTCGATGAGATCCGCTCGTTATCCGACCGCATCCTCGTGATGTTTGCCGGCCATGTGGTCGGTGAGAAGACGCCCGACACTGGCGAACAGACCCTCGGCCTGATGATGGCCGGCATTGCCGCGTGA
- a CDS encoding ABC transporter permease: MSTASVPLPNWITYGLMPFLNLVVAFLISGVVVWFIGESPLEAVKLLLQGALGNGEGIGFTLYYATNFIFTGLSVAVAYHAGLFNIGSEGQAYVGGLGAALASLALDHYVPWYVTMPFAVAGAAIFGAVWALIPAWLQAKRGSHIVITTIMFNFIGAALMVYLLVHVLIVPGKMAPETRVFLEGGQLPKLDWLIAMFGGKIGAAPVNMSFLIALFMCVVVWALIWRTKLGYEIRTLGASPTAAVYAGIPYVKTVIITMLISGGLAGMMALNPVLGASARLQVEFVGGAGFVGIAVSLMGRSHPIGIVLAAILFGVLYQGGDALSFDMPKITRDMIVVIQGLVVLFAGALEYMFRPAIVRVWQRFGKA, from the coding sequence ATGAGCACCGCGTCCGTACCGCTTCCCAATTGGATCACCTACGGCTTGATGCCGTTCCTCAACCTTGTGGTTGCCTTCCTGATTTCCGGCGTCGTCGTCTGGTTCATCGGCGAAAGCCCGCTCGAAGCCGTGAAGCTCCTCTTGCAGGGTGCCCTCGGCAACGGCGAGGGCATAGGCTTCACGCTCTATTATGCCACCAACTTCATTTTCACGGGCCTGTCGGTGGCGGTTGCCTACCACGCCGGCCTGTTCAACATCGGCTCGGAAGGCCAGGCCTATGTCGGCGGTCTCGGGGCGGCACTCGCCTCGCTCGCCCTCGACCACTACGTGCCCTGGTACGTGACCATGCCGTTCGCTGTGGCGGGCGCGGCGATTTTTGGCGCCGTCTGGGCGCTGATCCCGGCCTGGCTCCAAGCCAAGCGCGGCAGCCATATCGTCATCACCACTATCATGTTCAACTTCATCGGCGCGGCGTTGATGGTCTACCTGCTCGTTCACGTGCTGATCGTGCCGGGCAAGATGGCGCCGGAAACCCGCGTTTTCCTTGAGGGTGGCCAGCTTCCGAAGCTCGACTGGCTGATCGCCATGTTCGGTGGCAAGATCGGCGCGGCGCCCGTTAACATGTCGTTTCTGATCGCTCTGTTCATGTGCGTCGTCGTCTGGGCGCTGATCTGGCGAACCAAGCTCGGCTATGAAATCCGCACGCTCGGCGCCAGCCCGACGGCCGCCGTCTATGCCGGCATCCCCTACGTCAAGACGGTGATCATCACCATGCTGATTTCTGGTGGTCTGGCCGGCATGATGGCGCTCAATCCGGTGCTCGGCGCCTCGGCCCGGCTGCAGGTGGAGTTCGTCGGCGGCGCCGGCTTCGTCGGCATCGCCGTGTCGCTGATGGGACGCAGCCATCCGATCGGCATCGTGCTCGCCGCCATCCTGTTCGGTGTGCTCTACCAGGGTGGCGACGCCCTGTCCTTCGACATGCCGAAGATCACCCGCGACATGATCGTCGTCATCCAGGGTCTGGTGGTTCTGTTCGCCGGCGCCCTCGAATACATGTTCCGCCCGGCCATCGTCCGGGTGTGGCAGCGGTTCGGCAAGGCCTGA
- a CDS encoding ABC transporter permease, translated as MENLDIISILGSTIRLSIPLIFTALAGLFTERAGVFDIGLEGKMLFSAFAAAVAAFMTGSPWLGLLAGITVSVLISLIHGFASITNRGNQIVSGVAINFLASGLTAVLGQAWFSQGGRTPPLSPSARFTEIVFPYAVELRDTGFFGRFYANVISGHNILTYLAFLAVPASWWVLYRTRFGLRLRAVGENPGAVDTAGISVTWLRYRATICAGILCGCAGTYLAIAQSAGFVKDMSAGKGYIALAALIFAKWRPVPVMLACLLFGFLDAFANFMQGKNVPGIGEVPVQIFQALPYVLTCVLLAGFIGVARPPKAGGVPYVKER; from the coding sequence ATGGAAAACCTAGACATCATCTCGATCCTCGGCTCGACCATCCGCCTGTCGATCCCGCTGATCTTCACCGCGCTGGCCGGTCTGTTCACCGAACGGGCGGGCGTGTTCGACATCGGTCTCGAAGGCAAGATGCTGTTCTCGGCCTTCGCCGCCGCCGTCGCCGCCTTCATGACCGGCTCGCCCTGGCTGGGCCTTCTCGCCGGCATCACGGTTTCGGTGCTGATTTCGTTGATCCACGGTTTTGCCTCGATCACCAATCGCGGCAACCAGATCGTGTCGGGCGTCGCCATCAACTTCCTGGCGTCGGGCCTCACCGCTGTACTGGGACAGGCCTGGTTCAGCCAGGGCGGGCGAACGCCGCCACTGTCTCCTTCGGCGCGCTTTACCGAGATCGTCTTTCCCTATGCCGTCGAGCTCAGGGATACGGGCTTCTTCGGTCGCTTCTATGCCAACGTCATCTCCGGCCACAACATCCTGACCTATCTCGCCTTCCTCGCCGTGCCAGCCTCGTGGTGGGTGCTCTACCGCACGCGCTTTGGCCTGCGTCTTCGGGCGGTCGGCGAGAATCCCGGAGCGGTCGACACCGCCGGCATCTCCGTCACCTGGCTGCGTTATCGCGCCACCATCTGCGCTGGTATTCTCTGCGGCTGCGCGGGCACCTATCTTGCCATCGCCCAGTCGGCGGGCTTCGTGAAGGACATGTCGGCCGGCAAGGGCTACATCGCGCTCGCCGCGCTGATCTTTGCCAAGTGGCGGCCGGTGCCGGTGATGCTGGCCTGCCTGCTGTTCGGCTTCCTCGACGCCTTCGCCAACTTCATGCAGGGCAAGAACGTACCGGGCATCGGCGAAGTGCCGGTGCAGATCTTCCAGGCGCTGCCCTATGTGCTGACCTGCGTGCTGCTCGCCGGCTTCATCGGCGTGGCCCGGCCGCCGAAGGCTGGCGGCGTACCCTATGTCAAGGAGCGCTGA
- the cdd gene encoding cytidine deaminase yields MADFDTLFAAASAARARAHAPYSNYAVGAALLADDGNVYSGCNVENAAFPEGWCAETTAIGQMVMGGAKHIVRAVVVASRIDGERVPGGRFCTPCGGCRQRLSEFAASPATEIWAADPEGASQHFTMAELLPAGFVLEE; encoded by the coding sequence ATGGCCGATTTCGACACGCTGTTCGCGGCGGCGAGCGCTGCCCGCGCCCGGGCGCACGCGCCCTATTCCAACTATGCCGTCGGCGCGGCGCTGCTCGCCGACGATGGCAACGTCTATTCGGGCTGCAACGTCGAGAACGCCGCTTTCCCCGAAGGTTGGTGCGCAGAGACGACGGCCATCGGCCAGATGGTCATGGGCGGTGCCAAGCATATCGTCCGCGCCGTGGTGGTGGCGAGCCGCATCGATGGCGAGCGTGTGCCGGGCGGTCGCTTCTGCACGCCTTGCGGCGGCTGCCGCCAGCGTCTTTCGGAATTCGCAGCGTCGCCGGCCACCGAAATCTGGGCCGCCGATCCCGAAGGCGCCAGCCAGCATTTCACGATGGCCGAGCTATTGCCGGCCGGATTCGTTCTGGAGGAGTGA
- a CDS encoding purine-nucleoside phosphorylase — MPELSNAARAAAMIAAKTDLKPLVGMVLGSGLGSFADSVEGAVRFSFADLPGFPVSTVSSHKGELIIGRIAGQPVAVLSGRAHYYEHGEAAVMKTPIEVLKLIGCRAVILTNAAGGLHLEVGPGELMLITDHINFTGSNPLVGELGDERFVGMSQAYDLRLQALFREAAAAEGVALHSGVYVWFTGPSFETPAEIRAAKILGGDAVGMSTVPEVILARYMGLEVAAVSTVTNPAAGLTDQELSHEDVKEAAPRGAEKLRRILPRVIAAYGAKA, encoded by the coding sequence ATGCCTGAACTCTCCAACGCAGCCCGCGCGGCGGCGATGATCGCTGCCAAGACTGATCTGAAGCCGCTCGTCGGCATGGTGCTGGGCTCCGGGCTCGGCTCGTTCGCCGATAGCGTCGAAGGCGCCGTCCGCTTTTCCTTCGCCGATCTACCGGGCTTTCCGGTTTCCACTGTCTCCAGCCACAAGGGTGAGTTGATCATTGGCCGCATCGCCGGCCAGCCGGTGGCGGTGCTGTCCGGTCGCGCTCACTATTACGAGCATGGCGAGGCGGCGGTCATGAAGACGCCGATCGAGGTGCTGAAGCTGATCGGCTGCCGCGCCGTGATCCTGACCAACGCCGCTGGCGGCCTGCATCTGGAGGTCGGTCCGGGCGAGTTGATGCTGATCACTGACCACATCAACTTCACCGGCTCCAATCCGCTGGTCGGAGAACTCGGCGACGAGCGCTTCGTCGGCATGTCGCAGGCCTATGATCTCCGCTTGCAGGCGCTGTTCCGCGAGGCCGCCGCCGCGGAGGGCGTGGCACTGCATTCCGGCGTCTACGTCTGGTTCACCGGTCCGTCTTTCGAGACGCCGGCCGAGATCCGCGCCGCCAAGATTCTCGGTGGCGATGCCGTCGGCATGTCGACGGTGCCGGAGGTGATCCTTGCCCGCTACATGGGGCTGGAGGTTGCTGCCGTCTCCACCGTTACCAATCCCGCCGCCGGTCTCACCGATCAGGAACTCAGTCATGAGGATGTGAAAGAGGCGGCGCCCAGGGGAGCCGAGAAACTCCGGCGCATCCTGCCTCGGGTCATCGCTGCTTATGGAGCAAAGGCATGA